The DNA sequence GCCATGGGATACCCCCACAGCCTTACTTTTTTTTTAAAAAACTCCATGAACACGTTATATCGAAAAATATGGGTTTTGTTGCACTTGCTTCCTTCCGGAACAACTATATTGCCGGCGCCATGTTTGTCAATTTCGGAGAGGAAGCGATGTACAAGTATGCGGCATCATATATGGAATTTCAATGTTTAAGGGCGAATAACCTTATTTTGTGGGAGGCGATAAGATGGTATTGTCAACGTGGTTATAAGACCCTATCTTTGGGAAGAACGGAGCCTGAGAACGAAGGCCTCAGAAAGTTCAAGACAGGTTGGGGCGCTACGGAAAAGGAGATAGGATACTATAGATATAATTTAATGAAGAATACTCCCACGAAAACTGCCCAGAAAGTAGGAAAATTTAACCATTTTTTATTCAGCAAAATGCCCATCCCGGTACTCAAATCGATAGGTTCCCTGCTGTATAAACATATAGGGTGATGAATGCTGCCTAGTTTCCTCACAGCTTTTTATTATAATATAAAACCCATTGTACCAAGGTCATTACAAATCTTACTCAGAAGGCTTATGGCTAAATACAAACTGAACAGTTGCAGAGATGTCTGGCCGATCGATGAGAAGGCAGGTAATCCCCCTATTGGCTGGAACGTATGGCCGGAGGGCAAGAAATTTGCCCTGATCTTAACTCATGATGTTGAAACCGCAGGTGGTCACGACAAAAGCCGCGAACTGGCCGATCTCGAGCAATCCATGAATTTCTGTTCATCTTTCAACTTTGTGCCTGAACGATATTCTGTCTCACCGGATCTGCGAAAGTATTTGAATACGAAGGGTTTTGAAGTGGGGATACACGGGTTATACCACGATGGAAAGCTCTACCGTTCCAGAGAAATATTTCTTGAGCGAGCTTTCAAAATCAATAAATATCTTGAAGCATGGGGAAGTGTTGGTTTCCGATCACCATTTATGCAGCATAACCTCGATTGGATTCATGATTTAAATATCGAGTATGACGCCTCAACCTTTGATACTGATCCATTTGAACCTCAACCTGACGGCGTGGAGACAATATTCCCTTTTTGGGTTGCAGACAAGAGCAAAGAAAAAGGATATATCGAGCTCCCGTGTACACTTCCACAAGATTTTACGCTATTTAAGCTTCTCGAAGAGCAGGATATTTCTATATGGAAGAAAAAATTAGACTGGGTTGTGGACCGTGGCGGCATGGTATTGGTAAATACCCATCCTGACTATATGAATTTCGGAACATCCAAGCCGAATATGGAAGAATATCCTATCAAATATTACACAGATCTTCTTGAATATATTAAAAAAAAATACGAAAGACAGTTCTGGCATGTACTGCCTAGGGATATTGCAAGATTTTGGTTCAATAATTTCAAAAATTGAGGTAAGATAAAATTAACAGACAATTTATTAGAAATAAAAACAACAGCTTATGGATCCACTAATGCAAAAGAAAATATGGATCGATTTAGACAATTCACCGCACGTGCCATTTTTTAAGCCGATCATAGGCAAATTGCAGGAAGCCGGATATATTTTATTTATTACTGCCAGGGACAGTTATCAGGTATATAATCTCGCCGATTTTATGAAGATTGAATATAAAAAAGTCGGACGCCATTATGGTAAGAACAAATTTATGAAACTTTATGGCTTTTTGCATAGAGGAATACAGTTGCTGCCGCTTGCTTTAAGGGAAAAACCTGATCTTGCATTGTCCCACGGTTCCAGATCGCAGATACTTGTATCATCAATTCTTGGAATAACATCGATTGCAATTTCCGATTATGAACACACTGCAGAAGTTGTCAGTCCAACATGGGCTCTTGTGCCCGATATTATGCATAAAGAGAAAATCAAGCATTTTAAAAAGGGTATTCTTACCTACCCAGGGATTAAAGAGGATGTGTATGTTCCGTATTTTCAACCGAATCCTAAAATTCTTCAAGAATTGGGCGTTCACACGGAGAGCCTGTTGATTGTCATACGGCCCCCGGCTGTTGAGGCACATTATCATACTGCTGAAAGCGAATCACTTTTTTTGAAAACGATTGATTTTCTTGGTAATATTGAGAATGTTTGCATGATTCTGGTTCCAAGAAATGACCGTCAAAAATTACTTGTCAAGAATACATGGCCTGATTTATATAAAAGAAAAAAGATAATCATACCTGAGCAGGTTGTTGACGGACTTAATTTGATGTGGTATGCCGATGTGGTGATTAGTGGTGGCGGAACTATGAATAGGGAGGCTGCGGCCTTAGGTGTGCCCGTCTACAGTATCTTTCGCGGAAAATTGGGTGCTGTAGATAAATACCTTGTTGATTGCGGCCGTTTAACTTTACTGGAAAATGAAGAAGGCCTGAAAAATGTTCTGAAGATTCCGAAGAGAAATCGATCAGAAGATACAATTTTAAGGAATAATCTGGCATTGACAAGTATCATAA is a window from the Pseudomonadota bacterium genome containing:
- a CDS encoding DUF354 domain-containing protein; translation: MQKKIWIDLDNSPHVPFFKPIIGKLQEAGYILFITARDSYQVYNLADFMKIEYKKVGRHYGKNKFMKLYGFLHRGIQLLPLALREKPDLALSHGSRSQILVSSILGITSIAISDYEHTAEVVSPTWALVPDIMHKEKIKHFKKGILTYPGIKEDVYVPYFQPNPKILQELGVHTESLLIVIRPPAVEAHYHTAESESLFLKTIDFLGNIENVCMILVPRNDRQKLLVKNTWPDLYKRKKIIIPEQVVDGLNLMWYADVVISGGGTMNREAAALGVPVYSIFRGKLGAVDKYLVDCGRLTLLENEEGLKNVLKIPKRNRSEDTILRNNLALTSIISNVTKVLENVF